The proteins below are encoded in one region of Amycolatopsis magusensis:
- the ptsP gene encoding phosphoenolpyruvate--protein phosphotransferase, giving the protein MTTELHGNPASPGTASGTVARMRPVPELPAQRPASAGAEKEFATAKAALAKVADELERRGKALSGEAAEILDTQVMMVRDPSLEQGIGKATDNGLPAAWAVQEAFAAHIEVLRGLGGYLAERVTDLADLRDRAIAVALGEEPPGIPDSDGPFVLVAVDLAPADTVTLDPSDVLAIVTEKGGATSHTAILARSLGIPAVVGCAAAESLSDGQLVVVDGSAGKVVVDPESGLLDHIEREAEAQRQELARHRGPGSTKDGHPVKLLLNIGGAGGLEEAAAADAEGIGLFRTEFLFLDRAEAPSLDEQRAAYGKVFAAFTGRPVVIRTLDAGADKPVPFANNDVEPNPALGVRGYRVGRRNPGLLDVQLEAISLAAREHDTDVRVMAPMIATAAEARAFAARVRHFGIAQAGVMIEIPAAALRAEAILAEVDFVSIGTNDLAQYTFAADRLLGELNDLLDPWQPALLDLVSMVAEAGRKTAKPVGICGEAAGDPTLAPVFAGLGVTSLSMSAPAVPAVRAALRRHTFDDCASLAATALAAPDAPTARSTVA; this is encoded by the coding sequence GTGACCACCGAACTGCACGGGAATCCGGCGAGCCCGGGCACCGCTTCCGGCACGGTCGCCCGCATGCGCCCGGTGCCGGAACTTCCGGCGCAACGGCCCGCGTCGGCGGGCGCGGAGAAGGAGTTCGCCACGGCGAAGGCCGCGCTCGCCAAGGTCGCGGACGAACTGGAGCGGCGCGGCAAGGCGCTCTCCGGTGAGGCCGCGGAAATCCTGGACACCCAGGTGATGATGGTCCGCGACCCGAGCCTGGAACAGGGCATCGGGAAGGCGACGGACAACGGCCTGCCCGCCGCGTGGGCGGTCCAGGAGGCGTTCGCCGCGCACATCGAGGTGCTGCGCGGGCTCGGCGGCTACCTCGCCGAGCGCGTCACCGACCTGGCCGACCTGCGTGACCGGGCGATCGCCGTCGCGCTCGGCGAGGAACCGCCGGGCATCCCGGACTCGGACGGCCCGTTCGTGCTGGTCGCGGTGGACCTCGCACCGGCCGACACGGTCACCCTCGACCCGTCCGACGTGCTCGCCATCGTCACCGAAAAGGGCGGCGCGACCAGCCACACCGCGATCCTGGCGCGGTCGCTGGGCATCCCGGCGGTGGTCGGCTGCGCGGCGGCGGAGTCGCTTTCGGACGGTCAGCTGGTGGTGGTCGACGGGTCCGCGGGCAAGGTGGTCGTCGACCCGGAGTCCGGCCTGCTGGACCACATCGAGCGGGAGGCGGAGGCGCAACGGCAGGAGCTGGCGCGCCACCGCGGTCCCGGATCCACCAAGGACGGTCACCCGGTCAAGCTGCTGCTGAACATCGGCGGTGCGGGCGGCCTGGAAGAAGCCGCGGCGGCCGACGCCGAGGGCATCGGCCTGTTCCGCACGGAGTTCCTGTTCCTGGACCGGGCCGAGGCCCCCTCGCTGGACGAGCAACGCGCCGCGTACGGCAAGGTCTTCGCGGCCTTCACCGGACGCCCGGTGGTGATCCGCACCCTGGACGCGGGCGCGGACAAGCCGGTGCCCTTCGCGAACAACGACGTCGAACCGAACCCGGCTCTCGGCGTGCGTGGTTACCGGGTGGGCAGGCGGAACCCGGGCCTGCTCGATGTGCAACTGGAAGCCATCAGCCTGGCGGCGCGCGAGCACGACACCGACGTACGCGTGATGGCCCCGATGATCGCCACCGCCGCCGAAGCCCGCGCTTTCGCCGCCCGGGTCCGGCACTTCGGCATCGCGCAGGCAGGCGTCATGATCGAAATCCCGGCGGCGGCCCTGCGCGCCGAGGCGATCCTGGCCGAAGTGGACTTCGTCAGCATCGGGACGAACGATCTGGCGCAGTACACCTTCGCCGCGGACCGCCTGCTGGGCGAGCTGAACGACCTGCTGGACCCGTGGCAGCCCGCGCTGCTGGACCTGGTCTCGATGGTCGCGGAAGCAGGCCGGAAGACCGCGAAACCCGTGGGCATCTGCGGCGAGGCCGCCGGGGACCCCACCCTGGCCCCGGTCTTCGCGGGCCTGGGCGTCACCAGCCTGTCCATGTCGGCGCCCGCCGTCCCAGCCGTACGCGCGGCCCTACGCCGCCACACCTTCGACGACTGCGCCTCACTGGCCGCCACCGCCCTGGCCGCCCCAGACGCCCCCACCGCCCGCTCCACCGTGGCCTGA
- a CDS encoding zinc-dependent dehydrogenase: protein MKVARFYAPGDIRIEEAPEPSPGPDEVKIRVHACSTCGTDLKIFRHGHHHIDPPRVIGHEIAGEVVETGAEISGWEAGDRVQVIAAIPCGECADCRRGWRTICPNQLSMGYHFDGGFAEYMIVPQRVLRVDGLNRIPEGLSYAEASVAEPLACVLNGQEFAQVGEGDVVVVTGAGPIGCLHVRLARARGAAAVYLVELNRGRLDMAADIVKPDAVICGSETDPVQAVLDLTDGRGADVIITAAAAGKAQEDGLKMAARRGRISFFGGLPKDNPIIACDSNLVHYRELTIYGANGSSPEHNKRALELIATGAVPVDDLITHRLKLDGVLDAIDTVASGEAIKVTIEPAAS from the coding sequence GTGAAGGTGGCCCGTTTCTACGCGCCGGGCGACATCCGGATCGAGGAGGCGCCGGAGCCGTCGCCCGGTCCGGACGAGGTGAAGATCCGCGTGCACGCGTGCTCCACCTGCGGCACGGACCTGAAGATCTTCCGGCACGGCCACCACCACATCGACCCGCCGCGGGTGATCGGGCACGAGATCGCCGGTGAGGTCGTGGAGACCGGGGCGGAGATCTCCGGCTGGGAGGCCGGTGACCGCGTGCAGGTGATCGCCGCGATCCCGTGCGGGGAGTGCGCCGACTGCCGTCGCGGCTGGCGCACGATCTGCCCGAACCAGCTGTCGATGGGTTACCACTTCGACGGCGGGTTCGCCGAGTACATGATCGTGCCGCAGCGGGTGCTGCGGGTGGACGGGCTCAACCGCATCCCGGAGGGGCTGTCCTACGCCGAAGCCTCGGTCGCCGAGCCGCTCGCCTGTGTCCTCAATGGACAGGAGTTCGCGCAGGTCGGCGAGGGTGACGTCGTGGTGGTCACCGGTGCCGGGCCGATCGGCTGCCTGCACGTGCGCCTGGCCAGGGCCCGCGGCGCGGCCGCGGTGTACCTGGTGGAGCTGAACCGCGGCCGGCTGGACATGGCCGCGGACATCGTCAAGCCGGACGCGGTGATCTGCGGCTCGGAGACCGACCCGGTGCAGGCCGTGCTCGACCTGACCGACGGCCGCGGCGCCGACGTGATCATCACCGCCGCGGCGGCGGGCAAGGCGCAGGAGGACGGGCTGAAGATGGCCGCCAGGCGCGGCCGGATCAGCTTCTTCGGCGGGCTGCCGAAGGACAACCCGATCATCGCCTGCGACTCGAACCTGGTGCACTACCGCGAGCTGACCATCTACGGCGCCAACGGGTCCAGCCCGGAGCACAACAAGCGCGCGCTGGAACTGATCGCCACCGGCGCGGTGCCGGTCGACGACCTGATCACCCACCGGCTGAAGCTGGACGGCGTGCTCGACGCGATCGACACCGTGGCCTCCGGTGAGGCGATCAAGGTGACCATCGAACCGGCCGCGAGCTGA
- a CDS encoding PTS sugar transporter subunit IIA encodes MAELLDASGIRLGASARDRDDAIRQVGALLVEIGAVDPAYVDGMLEREESVSTFVGEAVAIPHGTNAARDHVKRTSLAVVQFPGGVDWDGQRVQLCVGIAAQGSEQVQILSRLAHTLLDADQAAELREASDPDTILRILTATEEEAVQ; translated from the coding sequence ATGGCTGAGCTGCTGGACGCCTCCGGGATCCGGCTCGGCGCGAGCGCGCGGGACCGGGACGACGCCATCCGCCAGGTCGGGGCGCTGCTGGTCGAGATCGGGGCGGTGGACCCCGCCTACGTCGACGGCATGCTCGAGCGGGAGGAGTCGGTCTCCACCTTCGTCGGTGAGGCCGTGGCCATCCCGCACGGCACCAACGCCGCCCGCGACCACGTCAAGCGGACCTCGCTGGCCGTGGTCCAGTTCCCCGGCGGGGTGGACTGGGACGGGCAGCGGGTCCAGCTGTGCGTCGGCATCGCGGCCCAGGGCAGCGAGCAGGTGCAGATCCTGTCCCGGCTGGCCCACACCCTGCTCGACGCCGACCAGGCGGCCGAGCTGCGGGAAGCGTCCGATCCGGACACGATCCTGCGCATCCTGACCGCGACCGAAGAGGAGGCAGTCCAGTGA
- a CDS encoding PTS lactose transporter subunit IIB, whose product MSSIEGKEITKVIIACDAGMGSSVMVAAQLGKRLKPYKVKVEHIPVNEIPAGAQLVLCQETLVARAKKNSDAVIIGFQNFLGDPVFDRVEQAIRDGGTLDG is encoded by the coding sequence GTGAGCAGCATCGAGGGCAAGGAGATCACCAAGGTGATCATCGCTTGCGACGCAGGCATGGGCAGCAGCGTGATGGTGGCCGCCCAGCTGGGCAAGCGCCTCAAGCCCTACAAGGTCAAGGTCGAGCACATCCCGGTCAACGAGATCCCGGCCGGCGCCCAGCTGGTGCTCTGCCAGGAAACCCTGGTGGCCCGGGCGAAGAAGAACTCGGACGCGGTGATCATCGGCTTCCAGAACTTCCTCGGCGACCCGGTGTTCGACCGGGTGGAGCAGGCGATCCGGGACGGGGGCACGCTGGATGGCTGA
- the mtlA gene encoding PTS mannitol transporter subunit IICB: protein MTKTEEAPSRGHRVRVTVQRFGGYMAGMVMPNIGAFIAWGLITALFIPSGWTPNAKIETLVDPMINFLLPVLIGYTGGRLVHGQRGAVVGAVATVGLAVGAEIPMFLGAMAIGPLAGYLMKLFDEHVGSRTAPGFKMLVDNFSAGIIGGIMAVLGMLAIGPVVQGATKALGSGVQALFDTGLLPLVSIIVEPAKVLFLNNAINHGVLSPLGIADAAETGKAIEFLIEPNPGPGLGILLALTFFGAKSARATAPGAIVIQFLGGIHEIYFPYILAAPRLILAAIAGGAAGIFVFSVFDAGLTATPAPGSIIAVLAVTPKGGYLGVIAGVLIAAVVSFLIAAVLLKFGRDARREEREQQLANGGAV, encoded by the coding sequence ATGACGAAGACGGAAGAAGCGCCCTCCCGGGGACACCGGGTCCGGGTCACGGTGCAGCGGTTCGGCGGCTACATGGCGGGCATGGTCATGCCCAACATCGGCGCCTTCATCGCCTGGGGTCTGATCACCGCGTTGTTCATCCCGTCCGGCTGGACGCCGAACGCGAAGATCGAGACGCTCGTCGACCCGATGATCAATTTCCTGCTGCCGGTGCTGATCGGTTACACCGGCGGGCGGCTGGTGCACGGCCAGCGCGGCGCGGTGGTCGGCGCGGTGGCCACGGTCGGCCTCGCCGTCGGTGCCGAGATCCCGATGTTCCTCGGCGCGATGGCGATCGGCCCGCTGGCCGGTTACCTGATGAAGCTGTTCGACGAGCACGTCGGCAGCCGCACCGCCCCCGGCTTCAAGATGCTGGTGGACAACTTCAGCGCCGGCATCATCGGCGGCATCATGGCGGTGCTGGGCATGCTCGCCATCGGCCCGGTGGTGCAGGGCGCGACCAAGGCGCTCGGCAGCGGCGTGCAGGCGTTGTTCGACACCGGCCTGCTGCCACTGGTCTCGATCATCGTGGAACCGGCCAAGGTGCTGTTCCTGAACAACGCGATCAACCACGGTGTGCTCTCGCCACTGGGGATCGCGGACGCGGCGGAAACCGGGAAGGCGATCGAGTTCCTGATCGAGCCGAACCCCGGCCCCGGCCTCGGCATCCTGCTGGCGCTGACCTTCTTCGGCGCGAAGAGCGCGCGGGCCACCGCGCCCGGCGCCATCGTCATCCAGTTCCTCGGCGGCATCCACGAGATCTACTTCCCGTACATCCTGGCCGCCCCGCGGCTGATCCTGGCCGCGATCGCCGGTGGTGCGGCGGGCATCTTCGTCTTCAGCGTCTTCGACGCCGGCCTGACCGCCACGCCCGCGCCCGGCAGCATCATCGCCGTGCTCGCGGTGACCCCGAAGGGTGGTTACCTGGGGGTGATCGCCGGTGTGCTGATCGCCGCGGTGGTCAGCTTCCTCATCGCCGCGGTACTGCTGAAGTTCGGCCGGGACGCCCGGCGGGAAGAACGCGAGCAGCAGCTCGCCAACGGCGGCGCGGTCTAA
- the pfkB gene encoding 1-phosphofructokinase: MFLTVTANPSVDRTVEVPRLARGELHRASAVHVHPGGKGINVARALVRNGIDARAVLPAGGPEGDHLISLLNSYEIDVVRVPASGPVRTNISVIEPDATVTKLNEAGARLSAAEIAALSDAVLGNLSDVSWVVLAGSLPPGVDAGFYAELIRSVDGHAEVVVDTSGPALLAAVKAGPALVKPNLEELEEAVGRSLPNVREVVEAARELRGLGARAVLASLGSEGAVLVDADGAWHAEADAVARSSVGAGDALLAGFLAGGGYGPKALESGVAWGAAAVSLPGSTMPGPIEVGAAEVRLHAELELERGVGAGA, translated from the coding sequence GTGTTCCTCACCGTCACGGCGAACCCCAGCGTGGACCGCACCGTCGAGGTGCCGCGTCTGGCGCGTGGTGAGCTGCACCGGGCGTCCGCGGTGCACGTCCACCCCGGCGGCAAGGGCATCAACGTGGCTCGTGCCCTGGTGCGCAACGGGATCGACGCGCGCGCGGTGCTGCCGGCCGGCGGTCCGGAGGGCGATCACCTCATCTCCCTGCTGAACAGCTACGAGATCGACGTGGTGCGCGTGCCCGCGTCCGGTCCGGTGCGGACGAACATCAGCGTGATCGAGCCGGACGCCACGGTCACCAAGCTGAACGAGGCGGGCGCGCGGTTGTCCGCGGCGGAGATCGCGGCGTTGTCCGACGCGGTGCTCGGCAATCTCTCCGACGTCTCCTGGGTGGTACTGGCGGGAAGCCTGCCACCCGGGGTCGACGCGGGGTTCTACGCCGAACTGATCCGCTCGGTCGACGGCCACGCCGAAGTCGTGGTGGACACCAGCGGTCCGGCGCTGCTCGCCGCGGTGAAGGCCGGACCGGCACTGGTCAAGCCGAACCTCGAAGAGCTGGAGGAGGCCGTCGGCCGCTCGCTGCCGAACGTGCGCGAAGTGGTCGAGGCGGCGCGCGAGCTGCGCGGCCTCGGTGCCCGCGCGGTACTGGCGAGCCTCGGCAGCGAAGGCGCGGTGCTGGTCGACGCCGACGGCGCCTGGCACGCCGAAGCCGATGCCGTGGCACGGAGTTCCGTCGGCGCGGGAGACGCGCTGCTGGCCGGGTTCCTGGCCGGTGGCGGGTACGGGCCGAAGGCGCTGGAAAGCGGGGTCGCCTGGGGGGCGGCGGCGGTGTCGCTGCCGGGCAGCACGATGCCGGGCCCGATCGAGGTGGGCGCGGCGGAGGTGCGGCTGCACGCCGAGCTGGAGCTGGAACGCGGGGTCGGCGCGGGGGCGTGA
- a CDS encoding DeoR/GlpR family DNA-binding transcription regulator, with the protein MYAEERQQIILERARGLGRVDVATLAEEFTVTTETVRRDLTVLERHGVLRRVHGGAIPVERLGFEPAVATREIVMTGEKERIAKAALAELPEEGTILLDAGTTTARVAEQLPLDRELTVVTHSVNIALALATRPNLTVMLVGGRLRSRTLASVDAWALRALDETFVEVAFMATNGLSVERGLTTPDPAESMVKRAAVNCARRTVLLADHTKVGNDHFSRFAELSDIDTFITDDGIDSAVAEEIAATGPRVVRV; encoded by the coding sequence ATGTACGCGGAGGAGCGGCAGCAGATCATCCTGGAGCGGGCGCGCGGCCTCGGCCGGGTCGACGTCGCGACGCTCGCCGAGGAGTTCACCGTCACCACGGAGACGGTCCGTCGCGATCTCACCGTGCTGGAACGGCACGGCGTGCTGCGGCGGGTGCACGGCGGGGCGATCCCGGTGGAGCGACTGGGTTTCGAGCCTGCGGTGGCCACGCGCGAGATCGTGATGACCGGGGAGAAGGAGCGGATCGCCAAGGCGGCGCTGGCCGAACTGCCCGAGGAGGGCACGATCCTGCTCGACGCGGGCACCACCACCGCCCGGGTCGCCGAGCAGTTGCCGCTGGATCGCGAGCTGACCGTGGTCACGCATTCGGTGAACATCGCGCTGGCACTGGCGACGCGGCCGAACCTGACGGTGATGCTGGTCGGCGGGCGGCTGCGCAGCCGGACGCTGGCCTCGGTGGACGCGTGGGCGCTGCGGGCGCTGGACGAGACCTTCGTCGAAGTGGCTTTCATGGCCACCAACGGGCTTTCCGTGGAACGCGGACTGACCACACCGGACCCGGCGGAGTCGATGGTCAAGCGCGCGGCGGTGAACTGCGCGCGGCGCACCGTGCTGCTCGCCGATCACACCAAGGTGGGCAACGACCACTTCTCCCGGTTCGCCGAGCTGAGTGACATCGACACCTTCATCACCGACGACGGCATCGACAGCGCGGTCGCCGAGGAGATCGCCGCCACCGGCCCGCGCGTGGTCCGCGTCTGA
- a CDS encoding nucleotidyltransferase family protein: MADCAGLLLAAGAGRRFGGPKALVELGGEPLVRRALRALEPCSPVYVVTGAAAGEVTALLPATVFPVHAPDWAAGMGESLRAGLSALSSVEADAMLVHLVDLPDVTDTVVRRLTALAAPDVVARAAYAGVPGHPVLLGRDHWPAIASAVSGDAGARHWLSTRDDLRLVECGDLSGGRDVDRPEDLPPP, translated from the coding sequence GTGGCTGACTGCGCCGGGCTGCTGCTCGCCGCGGGTGCCGGTCGTCGCTTCGGCGGGCCCAAGGCACTGGTGGAGTTGGGCGGGGAACCGTTGGTGCGCCGGGCTTTGCGGGCGCTGGAACCGTGTTCGCCGGTGTACGTGGTGACCGGCGCCGCCGCCGGTGAGGTCACCGCTTTGCTGCCCGCCACGGTTTTCCCGGTGCACGCGCCGGACTGGGCGGCCGGGATGGGGGAGTCCCTGCGTGCCGGGCTTTCCGCACTGTCCTCTGTGGAGGCTGACGCGATGCTGGTGCACCTGGTGGATCTGCCGGACGTGACCGACACCGTGGTGCGACGGTTGACCGCGCTGGCCGCGCCGGACGTGGTGGCGCGCGCCGCCTATGCCGGGGTGCCGGGGCACCCGGTGCTGCTGGGCCGCGACCACTGGCCCGCCATCGCGTCCGCCGTCTCCGGGGACGCCGGTGCCCGCCACTGGCTGTCCACCCGGGACGACCTGCGCCTCGTCGAATGCGGCGATCTCAGTGGTGGACGAGACGTCGACCGCCCAGAAGACCTCCCACCCCCCTGA
- a CDS encoding IclR family transcriptional regulator domain-containing protein encodes MEETRGAHHVQSLDRGLAVIRAFGADAPELTLSDVARVTGLTRAAARRFLLTLADLGYVRTDGKYFSLTARVLELGYAYLSSMSLPEVATPHLERLSAEVHESSSVSVLEGGDIVYVARIAVSRIMTVSINVGTRFPAYATSMGHVLLADLPEAELDAYLEQARLDRLTSHTLTSEAALRTELAEVRSRGWALVDQELEEGLRSVAAPIRSREGKVVAAVNVSTHASRTTLEAVRDEMVPHLIEAAERIEADLAVAPSSRATRG; translated from the coding sequence ATGGAAGAGACTCGGGGCGCGCACCACGTGCAGTCGCTGGACCGCGGCCTGGCGGTGATCCGGGCCTTCGGCGCGGACGCCCCCGAGCTGACCCTCAGCGACGTCGCCAGGGTCACCGGGCTGACCAGGGCGGCCGCCCGGCGGTTCCTGCTCACCCTGGCCGATCTGGGGTACGTGCGCACCGACGGCAAGTACTTCTCGCTGACCGCGCGCGTGCTGGAACTGGGGTACGCCTACCTGTCGAGCATGTCGCTGCCCGAGGTGGCCACCCCGCACCTGGAACGGCTTTCCGCCGAGGTGCACGAGTCCAGTTCGGTGTCCGTCCTCGAAGGCGGGGACATCGTCTACGTGGCGCGGATCGCGGTCTCGCGGATCATGACGGTCTCCATCAACGTGGGCACGCGTTTCCCGGCGTACGCGACCTCGATGGGGCACGTGCTGCTCGCCGATCTGCCCGAGGCCGAGCTCGACGCGTACCTGGAGCAGGCCCGGCTGGATCGGCTGACCTCGCACACGCTGACCTCGGAAGCCGCGTTGCGCACGGAACTGGCCGAGGTGCGCTCGCGCGGCTGGGCGCTGGTCGACCAGGAACTCGAGGAGGGGCTGCGCTCGGTCGCGGCACCGATCCGGTCGCGTGAGGGGAAGGTCGTCGCCGCGGTGAACGTGTCGACGCACGCTTCGCGGACCACGCTGGAAGCCGTGCGGGACGAGATGGTGCCGCACCTGATCGAAGCCGCCGAACGCATCGAAGCCGATCTCGCGGTCGCGCCTTCGTCACGGGCGACTCGTGGCTGA
- the pcaC gene encoding 4-carboxymuconolactone decarboxylase: MTDDELYREGIQVRREVLGDAHVDRAVANTTEFSQPFQDWITRSAWGSVWTRPGLDRRTRSCVTLAALTALHCHEELAMHVRVAVHNGLTAAEISEVLLHTAVYAGAPAGNAAFAVAQRVLAELGEESAVPDPPG; the protein is encoded by the coding sequence ATGACCGACGACGAGCTGTACCGCGAAGGCATCCAGGTGCGCCGCGAGGTGCTCGGGGACGCGCACGTGGACCGCGCGGTGGCGAACACCACCGAGTTCTCCCAGCCGTTCCAGGACTGGATCACCCGCTCGGCGTGGGGTTCGGTGTGGACCAGGCCGGGGCTGGACCGCCGCACGCGCAGTTGCGTCACGCTCGCCGCGCTGACCGCGCTGCACTGCCACGAGGAACTCGCCATGCACGTCCGCGTCGCCGTCCACAATGGACTCACTGCGGCGGAGATCTCCGAGGTGCTGCTGCACACCGCGGTCTACGCCGGTGCGCCGGCCGGCAACGCCGCGTTCGCCGTGGCGCAGCGCGTACTCGCCGAGCTGGGTGAGGAATCCGCTGTTCCCGACCCCCCGGGTTAA
- the pcaD gene encoding 3-oxoadipate enol-lactonase yields the protein MAVQVHHVIDGPADGVPVVLSGSLGSTLAMWEPQVAPLTEAGYRVIRYDHRGHGRSPVPEGPYELADLGGDVLALLDELGVEKAHFAGLSLGGMTGMWLGAHAPERLSSLVLCCTSAKLGPPEMWADRIRAVRESGTESLASAVVGRWVTPAFDPERRAELERMVASTPDEGYAGCCAAIEVMDLTGELAGITVPTLVISATEDPSTPPPHGKAIAEAIPGARYAEVRGAAHLGNVERPDEFSELVLARLAAR from the coding sequence GTGGCAGTTCAGGTCCACCACGTGATCGACGGGCCCGCGGACGGGGTACCGGTGGTGCTCAGCGGTTCGCTCGGCAGCACGCTGGCGATGTGGGAGCCGCAGGTCGCCCCGCTCACCGAAGCGGGTTACCGGGTGATCCGGTACGACCACCGCGGCCACGGCCGGTCGCCCGTGCCCGAAGGCCCGTACGAGCTGGCTGATCTCGGCGGTGACGTGCTGGCGCTGCTGGACGAGCTGGGCGTCGAGAAGGCGCACTTCGCCGGGTTGTCGCTGGGCGGCATGACCGGGATGTGGCTGGGCGCGCACGCGCCGGAACGGCTCTCGTCCCTGGTGCTGTGCTGCACCTCGGCGAAGCTGGGTCCGCCGGAGATGTGGGCCGACCGGATCCGCGCGGTCCGCGAGAGCGGCACCGAGTCGCTGGCTTCGGCCGTGGTCGGCCGGTGGGTCACCCCGGCGTTCGACCCCGAGCGGCGGGCGGAGCTGGAGCGGATGGTCGCGTCCACTCCGGACGAAGGCTATGCGGGCTGCTGCGCGGCGATCGAGGTGATGGACCTGACCGGGGAACTGGCCGGGATCACCGTGCCCACGCTGGTGATCAGCGCGACCGAGGACCCGTCCACCCCGCCGCCGCACGGCAAGGCGATCGCCGAAGCCATCCCGGGCGCGCGGTACGCCGAGGTCCGGGGCGCCGCGCACCTGGGCAACGTGGAACGACCGGACGAATTCAGCGAACTGGTACTGGCGAGGCTGGCGGCCCGATGA
- the pcaG gene encoding protocatechuate 3,4-dioxygenase subunit alpha → MSTPSQTVGPYLSIGLPWDDGPEVVPEGTPGAIVLRGVIYDGNGVPVPDAMVETWQADADGRFDHPDDPRGRVAGFRGFGRCPTDEQGRWSIRTVVPGAVPGTGGRTQAPHIDVSVLGRGLLHRVVTRIYFPEHAEANAADEVLASVPEDRRDTLVAVREADGYRFDVRLQGDGETVFFEV, encoded by the coding sequence ATGAGCACGCCGTCGCAGACCGTCGGGCCGTACCTGTCGATCGGGCTCCCGTGGGACGACGGGCCCGAGGTGGTGCCCGAGGGCACGCCGGGCGCGATCGTGCTGCGGGGGGTGATCTACGACGGCAACGGTGTCCCCGTGCCGGACGCGATGGTCGAGACCTGGCAGGCCGACGCCGACGGCCGGTTCGACCACCCCGACGACCCGCGCGGGCGGGTGGCCGGGTTCCGCGGGTTCGGCCGCTGCCCGACCGACGAGCAGGGACGCTGGTCCATCCGCACGGTCGTCCCGGGTGCCGTGCCGGGCACCGGGGGCCGGACGCAGGCACCGCACATCGACGTCTCCGTGCTCGGCCGCGGCCTGCTGCACCGGGTGGTGACCAGGATCTACTTCCCCGAGCACGCCGAAGCGAACGCCGCCGACGAGGTGCTGGCCTCGGTGCCGGAGGACCGCCGCGACACGCTGGTCGCCGTGCGCGAAGCGGACGGCTACCGGTTCGACGTGCGGCTCCAGGGCGACGGTGAGACCGTGTTCTTCGAGGTTTAG
- the pcaH gene encoding protocatechuate 3,4-dioxygenase subunit beta — MSLPVYRPDPEGTHPPLGSPGYRSTALRHPKQPLVLLPQMLTEVTGPLLGPGRLGEHDNDLTRQHAGEPQGQRIVVHGRLLDGDGRPVRNSLVEVWQANAGGRYRHTGDRWPSPLDPNFDGVGRTLTDDDGHYEFTTIKPGAYPWKNHDNAWRPAHIHFSVFGTSFTQRLVTQMYFPEDPLFAQDPIFNSIPDEKARQRMVSRFDLERTQPEWALAYEFDIVLRGRDASVFEDEEDDE; from the coding sequence ATGAGCCTGCCCGTGTACCGCCCGGACCCCGAAGGCACCCACCCGCCGCTCGGTTCCCCCGGCTACCGCTCCACCGCGTTGCGGCACCCGAAGCAGCCGCTGGTGCTGCTGCCGCAGATGCTCACCGAGGTCACCGGCCCGCTGCTCGGGCCGGGCAGGCTCGGCGAGCACGACAACGACCTGACCCGCCAGCACGCCGGTGAGCCGCAGGGCCAGCGGATCGTGGTGCACGGGCGGCTGCTCGACGGCGACGGCCGCCCGGTGCGCAACTCGCTCGTCGAGGTCTGGCAGGCCAACGCCGGCGGGCGCTACCGGCACACCGGCGACCGCTGGCCGTCCCCGCTGGACCCGAACTTCGACGGCGTCGGGCGCACGCTCACCGACGACGACGGGCACTACGAGTTCACCACCATCAAGCCCGGCGCCTACCCGTGGAAGAACCACGACAACGCCTGGCGCCCGGCGCACATCCACTTCTCGGTGTTCGGCACCTCGTTCACCCAGCGCCTGGTCACCCAGATGTACTTCCCCGAGGACCCGCTCTTCGCGCAGGACCCGATCTTCAACTCCATCCCGGACGAGAAGGCGCGCCAGCGGATGGTCTCCCGCTTCGACCTGGAGCGCACCCAGCCGGAATGGGCGCTGGCCTACGAGTTCGACATCGTGCTGCGCGGCCGTGACGCCTCGGTGTTCGAGGACGAGGAGGACGACGAATGA